The following nucleotide sequence is from Endozoicomonas sp. GU-1.
ATCAGTGCGAACATCACCCGATTGACCACATCAACCACCCGGGTACCGGTCACCACCAGAATGGCAACCAGCAACACCACCACCGTTGCCGTGATGCGAAAAGGCAGATGAATGCCCTCTTTGGCCAGCAGGCTGCCCAGCACGTTGGCACCACCAGAAATGTAAGCTGCGCACAGGGAATAATAGAGAAACAGCATGGCGACCACGGCAATACCCTGGCCAACCGGCCCCATCAAACGCCCCATAACGCCATGCAGATTCTCTGCTTCCGGGCAGGCCCGGCAGGCCTCGGCAATCAACAGACCGCCGTAGGTTGATAACCCCCACATCAAAAACATCAGGAATACGCCCCAGCCCAGACCGGTCAGTGCGGACACCAGCGGTAATGCCAGCATGCCTGCACCAATGGAAGTACCGGCGACCAGAAGGCTGCTACCCAACGTCTGACTTTTCATATTCGGTCCACCTGTTTGATAAAACAAAAGCCACTAAAAGTGGCTTTTGAAAGTGGGAAACTTATATAAAATAGATCGACAACATGGCTCTACAAATAACCTGTCAGTACTAATAATGGACTGAATTAGAATTTTTTCTACTTATCAGATGTTTTTGCCAGCAATCTGGAGGGAGTTTGACCCGGGGCCTATAGAGTTTTTTTGCCTGCTCGCAGTAAACTCTTAATAGACCCTGGCTATCAAGCGCAGCATTTTTTATATTTTTTCCCGCTACCACAAGGGCAAGGATCATTTCGCCCCGGCACTTTTTCCAGTACTGTAGTTTTGGGCGTATCCTTCAACAGTTGCAGGGCAGAGGTATCCTCTGCGGCTTCTTCATCCACGTGAATCTGGCAAAACCAGCCATTCTCCAGGAACTCTTGTTCCAGCTCAGCCCGGCGCTCTTCGGTCTGCACAGTAAGAACTGCAGGGTTCTTTTCTGTTCCGAGACGGGCTTGTTTTTTACCGTCGAAAACCCGGTAGGCCTGTTTATCGTCAATTTGAAGATTGGTCTGGGTATAAAATTTGCCCATTTGATCACCTGTTAAGCTGGAAAATGTTGACCTCTCGGAACGAGAGCAAAAGGGAAATGCAAAACCGGAGCAGTTTACTGGAAGTGCCCGTCATTAGCCACCGACCAATTTTTTCCGGTACAGCTTATAAAAGACGAATGCCATCTTCATCAATGCTAATCAGGCGTTCTTTGTATAGCCCACCAATCGCCATTTTGAACACCCGTTTGCTGACCGAAAATTCTCGTTTGATAATCGCAGGGTCAGTACGGTCATTAAACGGCAAAAAGCCCTTCTCAGCCTTTAGCCTGGCAACAATCACCGTACCCAGGTCGCTCATTTCCTGCTGATCAAAGCCGGGCTTTTTCAGGCATAGATCCAGTTTCTGATCGGGCCGGACCCGTTTGATAAACCCGTCAAACTTCATACCCATCCGGATTGGCTGGTCGATATCCTGGTCAAAAATAACCCCCAGGTATTTATTGTCGACAATTGCCGTATAGCCAATATCCGTACGGTCACAAACCATCAGAGAAACCGTTTGGCCATTACTGTACCGATGGGGGGTTTTGGACGAGATGGTCGTCAGAAATTTGCTTATTTTTGACGACGCAACAATCCGATAGCTCTGCTGTTCCTGATAGATATACACGACATAGAACTGGTCTTTGACCATGCGCTCTTTCTGCTCACTAAAAGGCACCAGCAGCTCTTTTGGCATATTCCAGTCAAGGAAAGCACCAATACGGTTGGTATCGGTGACTTTCAGGCAGGCGAATTGCCCTACCTGAGCCTTGGGGCGGAGCGTCGTCGCAATGGGGACATCATCAGAGTCCAGATAGATAAAGACATCCAGTTCATCCCCTACCTGGCACCCTTGTGGCACAAAGCGTTTGGGGAGCAGGATGTCGTCCAGCATCCCCCCCCTCAAGAAATGCACCAAAATCCAGAAGATTGACCACCTTCAGGTGGTTCATGCGACCTATTCTAACCATGAGCCTGTCCGGCAATAAAAGCGGGCGGGCATTATATCATTGCCGTGAAGGCTCTGCTGTTATCAGCAGCAAAAATAGTGTCCGTTATGGCGTGAGAATTGCCTTATTAATGTCATATAAATGATTCACAATAAATCTGTTGTCATAATAACCAGGCAAGGAGCATCAGAATGAAGTATTTTTCACGCCGCGCGGTAAAACCCGGCGACCTCAACCCCGCATACCGACTGTTTGGTGGCACACTGCTGGCCTGGATTGATGAGGAAGCCGCTATCTATGCTGCCTGCAAAATGGGCCCGGGCAAATTGCTGGTGACCAAATATATGTCAGAAATCGACTTTGTCAGCTCCGCCGCCTGCGGTGATATTCTGGAGTTCGGTATTGAAGTGGTCAGTACCGGTAAGACCTCACTGACCATCTGTTGTGTGGTACGCAATAAGGTCACCCGGCAGGTGATTATCGTCGTTGATCGTATTGTGTTTGTCTGTGTTGACGAAATGGGTAATCCGACTCCGCACCATATCAAGGCAGAGAAGGAGTCAGAAGTTCCGGAAATGGCTTGATGCCGTGAAGTGCGCACCTTAACAGGGCGCACTTTACCCACGAACAATTCAGTGATTTGCCGGAGCAGTCTTAAGCTGAACAGAGGGCTTCACCGCAGTGGCAAACATCACCTGACCATTCTGGATCACCTCCGCCAACAGCTCATAGTTGCTGCCCGGATTCACCAGTTCAGGTGCATAGTGGACCACATAATCGACTACATCCACCGCCCTGCCGACCCGGATTCGCTCAATGCCAATGATGCCAGCCGGGTCATCGGGCATGGCGCTATCTTGCAGAACCACAATAATTTCAGAGCCCGGGGCAAAAGTGCCTTCACTGGCAGTAATCTGACCGCTGACATTGGCTGATTCGGTCACGTAGGTCAGTTCCTGGTCACCGCTTGCGCTGTTCAATACCAGTCCATGTTCTTTTATGGTGATATTGTCCAGTTTTGGGAACATTGCCAGATACTCAGCTTCACTGGTCATTAATGGTGGCGGGCAGGCCATTCGGTTGCTCCCCATTGAGGTAAAGTGAATTTTATGGCTGGCAACCTGGTAGTTGCCAAAGTAGCGGTTACAGGGTGCCTGGCCACCAATGCGTCCATCCAGGGCCGTGGCAGGGCGAAGCTCCATGGTGACTCTCGGGCCCGATGCCGGCTGACCGTTCATTGTCGTCAATACCCAGGTTTTGTTCTCAACCAACCGGGGCTCAACACTGGTCAGCTTGTGGGAGCTGCACCCGAACAGGGCAGCACCTGCAACCAAAACAATACAAGAGTGGATCAACCTTTTCATGTCATACTCCAGCAACGGGAATAAAGATAAACTTGCAGGCTGTCGGACTTAAGCATGGGTGGTAAGTCTGAGTTCAGGAGACTCCTGCGGGACAGCCATCAGCGATAGCCTGTATAGGGTGACTGCCGGGGGCAGATGACCTTGGCAAAAATACCCTTTAATCAGCCAGCAAAGCAGAAACTGATAGTGTTAAAGTAGTCGATCATCAGGCATTGCCGCCATTCTAATTTTCCACCCGAACCTGGCTGGACTACATTCAGGATGACCTGATAATTCCCATGCATCAGGGCATAAGATTCAGTATGATCAGCAGCACTGGCTCCCATTAAAAACCGCTTTATGGCTCCGAAATCTACCGCAGGAAACCAATTGATCAACCGTGGCTACAGCCTGGCTGAAGAGATTGCCAACAGTATTACTCACGGTCTGGGGGCTCTGCTCAGTGTCGCCGGTCTGACGCTACTGGTCACCTATGCCGCCCATCAGGCTGATGTCTGGCGGGTGGTCAGTTTCAGCATCTACGGCAGCACCCTGATTCTGCTGTTTCTGGCCTCTACGCTTTACCACAGTTTTCAACATCCAAAAACCAAGCGCGTCTTCAAGATACTGGATCACTGCTCCATCTATCTGCTGATTGCCGGAACCTACACGCCTTTTCTTCTGGTTAGCATGAGAAGTGTGACTGGCTGGATTCTTTTTGCTGTCATCTGGACCCTGGCCGCATTGGGCATTATCTTCAAGGCGGTGTTTGGGGCCAGGTACAAAAAACTGTCGTTAACCACGTACATTCTGATGGGCTGGCTGGTTCTGGCGGCCTCCAATGAGCTGGCAGAGAACTTATCAACCAATGGCTTATACTGGCTGGTTGCCGGTGGCTTGCTTTATACCGTTGGCGTGATCTTTTATTTATGGAAAAAGCTGCCTTTCAATCACGCAATCTGGCATCTCTTTGTATTAGGTGGGTCGGCCTGTCACTTCTTTTCGGTTTTATTCCATGTATTACCGCCAGCCTGAAGAAAAATAATTTTTTTCAGCTTTCCTGGAAACTATTTGGCGATTACTCAATCAAAATCATCACATCATATCGATGAGTTTGATGTGTACAATCTCTGTTTACCCTGAGCGTCTTTCGACTCCACTCAGCGTGAGTGGAGCCTTGAGGCCTATGAAGGAACCTGTCAATTGCATCGAAACCGTGTACTGGTAATAAAGCACTTTTTGAAGATACTGGTTTATGATCCCGTTGAATGAGCCCTCATCCAGCAATACTGCTCCGAAAACAGACACCGCTCTGAAAGACGAAGTCATTTCTCCATGTAAGCAAACAGCCGATTCCAGTGGCCATCTGGTCAAACAGGTTCCACCAATATCTTCTCCCCTGAAACAAGGTCCGTCATTGTCCTCCAATGGCCGAAAACCATTTCATGAAAAAACAAGGCTACACAGAGCCAGGCTTCCCATTATTCAAATTAAGGCCAGTGGGCTGTCAGGCAAGCCTGCCTCACAAATGCCAGAACTGACATCACCCGGTCGGCGTACGCCGCTTAATTCTCCTTCTGGCAAGAGTAGTAACCCCTTTTATAAACCAACGCCGGAACTTATGGCCACACTGTTAAAATTGGCTGGTATCCCCTCTTCCGTTTATCAGAGACAATACCCACCAGTAGCCACTGTTGACACCGTTTGTTTGGGCGACGATACAACCCATGAACAAACCCAAAAGACGGTTGAAGATATTATTGCCTCCTATAAGTTACTTGAGGATAGAGGTTTTAAAAAATATCTGGCAGCGAAACGCCTGAGAGAGGAGATGTTTGATAAAAATCATTTCATGTGGAATAGACCGGCCTCTCTTTTGGAAATTGTTGTCCAGTATGCTTTCCGGTATGACCCTGTTCTCAAAAATATATCGTTTTCTGGAGCGCATGGTTATGTGCTCACATACCTTGACCATGAAATCTTGACAGTGCATCAACCGATAAGAAAAGAACATATACAGGAGTCTGGGAAGTTTAAACCGATTGAAGTCAAATACACCTGTAATGGCAGACCCATCATTCAACAACAGGCAACCAGAGGCTGTAGTTACGCTGTTGCAGCAATGCTGATACATCAGCATCACGGCACTGTTTCGGTTAGTGACTTAGAGTCAACCAACCTTGGCGGTGACAAGCTGATATTTCAAGCATTATCTACGGCAGGCCTGTCCCCCTTTAAAACCCGGCATGCAAATCTTGAAGATCTGGCCAGTGCAGTTAATCGGGATGGGTCTGCAATAGTCACAGTAAGTAGTTTGGCAGGGGGAATGCATGACATTATTGTTGATGCGGTTACAGACGCATCTGTTCTTATTCGAGACCCATACCACGGTTGGGAAGTTGAGATCAGCCGGGATGCTTTTAAGACATCCTGGGATAAAGACGCCATTCAGGTGAAACAGCGGATAGAAAACTGATAAATTCCCGGTTTCAGAAAGTCCGGGCTCTTAGGGTAGACATTAAGCGCCTACTCCCCGCTTGGGTAAGTCAAAGATCGAACCACGAAGATCACGAAGAGCACAAAGAAGAGATTTTCTTTTCCTTCGTGCTCTTTGTATCCTTCGTGGTTCCATTCAAAAGCCATTGAAAATGGAGGGGTAAGCTTAATGTCCACCCTAGCCCGGATATTTCATAAACTGCTCCGAATCTCGCGCACGACCACATGGATGTGGGAGATAGGGTGACGCAGGATGCCAAAGCCGAGGACTTTGTCGCTCTAAGGGATTTTGTGAGGGAGCGCCGTACCGGGGAGTACGGTCGACTGAACAAAACTCCCTTAGAGCGGCAAAGGACAAGCGAGAGCGGGAGCACGTTTATGAAATATCCGGGCTAGGAGTCCGGGCTATCAGGAGCCCGGAATGCTATTAACGATTGCCGTTATTATCACGACGTGGGCGGCGATCGCCGCCACGGCCACCTTCACGACGGGCACCGCCTTCACGAAGACCACCTTCATGGCGACCACGACCACCATCACGTCGGCCACGGCGC
It contains:
- a CDS encoding PBPRA1643 family SWIM/SEC-C metal-binding motif protein yields the protein MGKFYTQTNLQIDDKQAYRVFDGKKQARLGTEKNPAVLTVQTEERRAELEQEFLENGWFCQIHVDEEAAEDTSALQLLKDTPKTTVLEKVPGRNDPCPCGSGKKYKKCCA
- a CDS encoding CvfB family protein — protein: MLDDILLPKRFVPQGCQVGDELDVFIYLDSDDVPIATTLRPKAQVGQFACLKVTDTNRIGAFLDWNMPKELLVPFSEQKERMVKDQFYVVYIYQEQQSYRIVASSKISKFLTTISSKTPHRYSNGQTVSLMVCDRTDIGYTAIVDNKYLGVIFDQDIDQPIRMGMKFDGFIKRVRPDQKLDLCLKKPGFDQQEMSDLGTVIVARLKAEKGFLPFNDRTDPAIIKREFSVSKRVFKMAIGGLYKERLISIDEDGIRLL
- a CDS encoding acyl-CoA thioesterase; translated protein: MKYFSRRAVKPGDLNPAYRLFGGTLLAWIDEEAAIYAACKMGPGKLLVTKYMSEIDFVSSAACGDILEFGIEVVSTGKTSLTICCVVRNKVTRQVIIVVDRIVFVCVDEMGNPTPHHIKAEKESEVPEMA
- a CDS encoding META domain-containing protein, whose translation is MKRLIHSCIVLVAGAALFGCSSHKLTSVEPRLVENKTWVLTTMNGQPASGPRVTMELRPATALDGRIGGQAPCNRYFGNYQVASHKIHFTSMGSNRMACPPPLMTSEAEYLAMFPKLDNITIKEHGLVLNSASGDQELTYVTESANVSGQITASEGTFAPGSEIIVVLQDSAMPDDPAGIIGIERIRVGRAVDVVDYVVHYAPELVNPGSNYELLAEVIQNGQVMFATAVKPSVQLKTAPANH
- the trhA gene encoding PAQR family membrane homeostasis protein TrhA — translated: MAPKSTAGNQLINRGYSLAEEIANSITHGLGALLSVAGLTLLVTYAAHQADVWRVVSFSIYGSTLILLFLASTLYHSFQHPKTKRVFKILDHCSIYLLIAGTYTPFLLVSMRSVTGWILFAVIWTLAALGIIFKAVFGARYKKLSLTTYILMGWLVLAASNELAENLSTNGLYWLVAGGLLYTVGVIFYLWKKLPFNHAIWHLFVLGGSACHFFSVLFHVLPPA
- a CDS encoding cysteine peptidase family C39 domain-containing protein is translated as MATLLKLAGIPSSVYQRQYPPVATVDTVCLGDDTTHEQTQKTVEDIIASYKLLEDRGFKKYLAAKRLREEMFDKNHFMWNRPASLLEIVVQYAFRYDPVLKNISFSGAHGYVLTYLDHEILTVHQPIRKEHIQESGKFKPIEVKYTCNGRPIIQQQATRGCSYAVAAMLIHQHHGTVSVSDLESTNLGGDKLIFQALSTAGLSPFKTRHANLEDLASAVNRDGSAIVTVSSLAGGMHDIIVDAVTDASVLIRDPYHGWEVEISRDAFKTSWDKDAIQVKQRIEN